The Argentina anserina chromosome 3, drPotAnse1.1, whole genome shotgun sequence genome includes a region encoding these proteins:
- the LOC126789363 gene encoding pyruvate kinase, cytosolic isozyme-like has product MAMEKVLASVGEMRPKTKIVCTLGPSSRSVEMAEKLLRAGMNVARFNFSHGSHEYHQETLDNLRTAMNNTGILCAVMLDTKGPEIRTGFLKDGKPIHLQQGKEITISTDYSIHGDENMISMSYKKLAEDVKPQSDILCADGTITLKVLSCDKDRGLVHCRCENTAILGERKNVNLPGVVVDLPTLTEKDKVDILQWGVPNKIDMIALSFVRKGSDLVEVRNLLGEHAKNIMLMSKVENQEGVNNFDKILANSDAFMVARGDLGMEIPIEKIFLAQKLMIAKANRLGKPVVTATQMLESMTKSPRPTRAEATDVANAVLDGTDCVMLSGETAAGAYPETAVQTMAKICVSAEQHINYGELYKKIQTEALLPMSPQESLASSAVHMATSIRAALIMVLTRGGTTAKLVAKYRPSMPILSVVVPEVTTDSFEWSCSDAAPARHSLIYRGLVPLLSSGCIRGSHAESTEETVQSAIQYAKANGLCKSGDSIVALHRMNSTDVCNIYPVM; this is encoded by the exons ATGGCAATGGAGAAGGTACTTGCTTCTGTGGGAGAGATGAGACCTAAGACCAAGATTGTCTGCACATTGGGACCGTCTTCTCGGTCTGTGGAGATGGCCGAGAAGCTTTTGAGGGCTGGCATGAACGTTGCCCGCTTCAACTTCTCTCATGGTAGTCATGAGTATCATCAGGAAACTCTTGATAACTTAAGGACTGCCATGAATAACACTGGAATTCTCTGTGCTGTCATGTTGGATACTAAG GGTCCAGAAATTAGAACTGGGTTTCTGAAAGATGGAAAGCCTATACATCTTCAGCAGGGCAAAGAAATTACCATATCAACTGACTATTCCATTCATGGTGATGAGAATATGATCTCTATGAGCTACAAGAAGTTGGCTGAGGATGTGAAGCCTCAAAGTGATATCTTGTGTGCTGATGGAACAATTACTTTAAAGGTTCTGTCATGTGACAAGGACCGTGGTTTGGTACATTGTCGATGTGAGAATACTGCAATTTTGGGGGAGAGGAAGAATGTCAATCTTCCTGGAGTTGTTGTTGATCTGCCAACTTTGACAGAGAAGGACAAAGTGGATATCTTGCAGTGGGGAGTTCCTAATAAGATTGACATGATCGCGCTCTCTTTTGTTAGGAAAGGCTCAGACCTTGTTGAAGTAAGAAACCTCTTGGGGGAGCATGCCAAAAACATAATGCTCATGTCTAAG GTTGAAAATCAAGAAGGTGTTAATAATTTTGACAAAATACTAGCAAATTCAGATGCCTTCATGGTGGCAAGGGGTGACCTTGGAATGGAAATTCCAATCGAAAAGATATTCCTAGCTCAGAAATTGATGATTGCCAAGGCAAACAGACTAGGAAAGCCAGTGGTGACTGCTACTCAGATGCTCGAATCCATGACAAAATCTCCTCGTCCCACCAGAGCAGAAGCCACTGATGTTGCCAATGCTGTTCTTGATGGAACTGACTGTGTCATGCTCAGCGGCGAAACTGCAGCTGGAGCCTATCCTGAAACTGCCGTTCAAACCATGGCGAAAATCTGTGTATCTGCAGAACAGCACATCAACTATGGAGAACTCTACAAGAAAATCCAAACTGAAGCATTACTGCCTATGAGCCCTCAAGAGAGTCTGGCCTCCTCGGCTGTGCACATGGCAACTTCCATCAGGGCAGCACTCATTATGGTCCTGACCAGAGGAGGAACAACAGCAAAGCTTGTGGCCAAGTACAGGCCAAGCATGCCGATTTTGTCCGTGGTGGTTCCTGAAGTGACTACAGATTCTTTCGAGTGGTCATGCAGTGATGCAGCTCCTGCAAGGCACAGCCTTATTTATAGGGGCCTTGTGCCTCTTCTCAGCTCAGGTTGCATTAGAGGCTCTCATGCTGAGTCAACTGAAGAGACTGTGCAGTCTGCTATTCAATATGCAAAGGCTAACGGTCTTTGCAAGTCGGGGGATTCAATTGTGGCTCTGCACCGAATGAACTCTACCGATGTCTGCAATATCTACCCTGTCATGTAA